The stretch of DNA CTGACAATGTAACACAAATGTGTAAATGTCTTGCAAAGACAACTAAATCCATGATGCAGAATGCTTTTTTGATATTTAAGTAGCTTACTTTTCAGACAATGCAACCATTTTCTTTAGAGCAATATCACAAGGTAGACGAGGATCATCCTTGTAGGAGTAAACTTCGGattctaatttcttcaaatctTGATACCCAAATGCTGCTTCTCTTAATGTGTCAGCTTTCTTCTCTGGCCAATCAAAATGCTTAAGGACTGCCCTCTCATCCACCTTTGAAACCACACACACAATCATACTTCTATCAGATGAACAATAACAATCACAAAATTTCAATTCTGTCATGGACAATTTGAACATGtttacaagaaaaaagaaacttaCAAGGAAACACAGTTCATCATCTAGCCACTTCACAAATGCCACTACATCTTCTATGTTCTGATAAACTGCATTGTTCACCTCTCTAATCAATGAATTCACAAACTCTCCCTGAGTCTCAATATCTGCCTTTATCTGCATGCATATCAAGGGAAACCATtgaattaattatcataaaagaaTTTCTTATGTGCATAAAGTGGAAAGCTACTCACAGCAAGCAAGTGTGATGAACGGTTTTCAATTTCTCCTATCATGCTGCTACGAACATCAGCAACATCCGGAGCATCAGAGAGTCCTCCATTTGAAGAATCCTTCCTAGAGTCTCTCTTCATAAGGGAATGGTACAATTCCACCACTTGTGGGGCTCTTTTCACAGTTGCTGTGTTACTTTTTGATGCAAAATTCATAGGAGGTGGGGGAGGAggtggaggtggtggaggtAGAAGAACTTGAGCAGaactttcttgttttattttgttggaAATGGAAGATGAAGGCCTTGGAGGAGGATTAGGAATGCGTAGGGCCCTTTTCTCAACATCTGAAGAAACCAAAAGCTTGTTAGCTTCTTGGCAATTTCCATTGGAAATTTCCACGCCAGATTGTTGAAAAGACAATGACACTGATTCCTTTTCCATTTCCTTTGAACACACAAAACAATCACTCTGTCTTCTCTTACTCAAAACAACCTCTTCCTCTGAGTAGTTTGATCCACTGATAGAGTGCCTTCTTCTGGGGCTTCCCCCTGCAACATCTGATTCAATACAAGTTTTCTCAATGAGACTGCCTTGAAACTCTTCTTGTGATGTTATGGGCCACTTTTTTGGCTTCTTCATCATGTTGAACCTATTTGCACTGCCACAATTTAAGTACCTATTGGCTTGATCAGAGAAAGAACTTACACAATCTCCACTACTGCTCACAACCGTGTGAGGGCTAGATGGCTTATCAGAATCCAATGCTGAGCATGTGTTCTTCAACTCATTTCTCAAACATGAATTCACCCACCTCAAGTAGGCAAGCTCTTCAACCTCATTCAATCTGCTTATCTGCAAACCTTCCACTTGTTTGCATAGGT from Vigna unguiculata cultivar IT97K-499-35 chromosome 8, ASM411807v1, whole genome shotgun sequence encodes:
- the LOC114193816 gene encoding protein CHUP1, chloroplastic-like, coding for MREEKENPSENRSKASKFSDQNQPPKPQTTKGTNPNNNGSRTRLWGAHIVKGFSADKKAKPFATKKQTVTSSTATSDNVVVATQKSNGSNPFVPSHSRVKRSLIGDLSCSINPAQVHPHAFPTHRRQSSTDLFTELDHMRGLLQESKERECKLNAELAECRKRVSEVDEIVKRVGLLEQEKATLTEQLGALSCEEVKGEVEQHKEVKVQNLELEVVELRRLNKELQMQKRNLTCRLSSLEAQSGEPNKSSESDIVAKIKAEASLLRVTNEDLCKQVEGLQISRLNEVEELAYLRWVNSCLRNELKNTCSALDSDKPSSPHTVVSSSGDCVSSFSDQANRYLNCGSANRFNMMKKPKKWPITSQEEFQGSLIEKTCIESDVAGGSPRRRHSISGSNYSEEEVVLSKRRQSDCFVCSKEMEKESVSLSFQQSGVEISNGNCQEANKLLVSSDVEKRALRIPNPPPRPSSSISNKIKQESSAQVLLPPPPPPPPPPPMNFASKSNTATVKRAPQVVELYHSLMKRDSRKDSSNGGLSDAPDVADVRSSMIGEIENRSSHLLAIKADIETQGEFVNSLIREVNNAVYQNIEDVVAFVKWLDDELCFLVDERAVLKHFDWPEKKADTLREAAFGYQDLKKLESEVYSYKDDPRLPCDIALKKMVALSEKMERTVHNLLRTRDSLMRHCKEFQIPIEWMLDNGTIGKIKLSSVKLAKKYMKRVAMELQVKSALEKDPAMDYMLLQGVRFAFRIHQFAGGFDAETMHAFEELRNLASLLNKT